A stretch of the Alosa alosa isolate M-15738 ecotype Scorff River chromosome 16, AALO_Geno_1.1, whole genome shotgun sequence genome encodes the following:
- the thtpa gene encoding thiamine-triphosphatase isoform X1 produces the protein MSVSPSPFPEVTMNVEVERKFVCDPDIQKKLKDIGAVCIGQRQFQDQYFDTADFDLTLKDFWLRSREGCWELKCPVPKKTTNIQKDTKAEGLCSRYREITSLPQIKAELIKVMTERLAQANENTENDTGMAVCDPWEDWLKGMSLGCFAKYTTERCSFSLEEEGEEGAVCIDLDQADFGYCVGEIEILVPDGVDIQAALQRIERTVDKLGLSGDQRVQGKMDVFLQRYSPDHYTKLLAAHIL, from the exons ATGTCAGTCTCACCCAGTCCTTTTCCAGAG GTAACTATGAACGTGGAAGTGGAACGGAAATTTGTGTGTGATCCAGACATTCAGAAAAAGCTAAAGGATATTGGAG CTGTGTGCATTGGCCAACGGCAATTTCAAGACCAATATTTTGATACTGCAGACTTTGACCTCACCTTAAAAGACTTTTGGTTGCGAAGCAGGGAAGGTTGCTGGGAACTCAAATGTCCTGTGCCCAAGAAAACCACAAACATTCAGAAAGACActaaggcagaaggactgtgtTCTCGCTATAGGGAGATAACTAGTTTACCTCAAATAAAGGCTGAACTGATAAAGGTTATGACAGAGAGACTGGCCCAAGCCAATGAAAACACAGAGAATGATACAGGAATGGCTGTGTGTGACCCATGGGAGGATTGGCTGAAGGGGATGAGTTTGGGTTGCTTTGCCAAGTACACCACTGAGAGATGTTCATTTtcgctggaggaggagggagaggagggggcagtATGCATTGATCTCGACCAGGCTGACTTTGGATACTGTGTAGGCGAGATTGAGATACTAGTGCCAGACGGAGTTGATATCCAGGCTGCTCTACAGAGAATCGAAAGAACTGTTGACAAACTTG GACTCAGTGGTGACCAGAGAGTTCAAGGGAAAATGGATGTCTTTCTCCAGAGATACAGCCCCGATCATTACACTAAACTACTTGCTGCCCATATATTGTAG
- the thtpa gene encoding thiamine-triphosphatase isoform X2: MNVEVERKFVCDPDIQKKLKDIGAVCIGQRQFQDQYFDTADFDLTLKDFWLRSREGCWELKCPVPKKTTNIQKDTKAEGLCSRYREITSLPQIKAELIKVMTERLAQANENTENDTGMAVCDPWEDWLKGMSLGCFAKYTTERCSFSLEEEGEEGAVCIDLDQADFGYCVGEIEILVPDGVDIQAALQRIERTVDKLGLSGDQRVQGKMDVFLQRYSPDHYTKLLAAHIL, encoded by the exons ATGAACGTGGAAGTGGAACGGAAATTTGTGTGTGATCCAGACATTCAGAAAAAGCTAAAGGATATTGGAG CTGTGTGCATTGGCCAACGGCAATTTCAAGACCAATATTTTGATACTGCAGACTTTGACCTCACCTTAAAAGACTTTTGGTTGCGAAGCAGGGAAGGTTGCTGGGAACTCAAATGTCCTGTGCCCAAGAAAACCACAAACATTCAGAAAGACActaaggcagaaggactgtgtTCTCGCTATAGGGAGATAACTAGTTTACCTCAAATAAAGGCTGAACTGATAAAGGTTATGACAGAGAGACTGGCCCAAGCCAATGAAAACACAGAGAATGATACAGGAATGGCTGTGTGTGACCCATGGGAGGATTGGCTGAAGGGGATGAGTTTGGGTTGCTTTGCCAAGTACACCACTGAGAGATGTTCATTTtcgctggaggaggagggagaggagggggcagtATGCATTGATCTCGACCAGGCTGACTTTGGATACTGTGTAGGCGAGATTGAGATACTAGTGCCAGACGGAGTTGATATCCAGGCTGCTCTACAGAGAATCGAAAGAACTGTTGACAAACTTG GACTCAGTGGTGACCAGAGAGTTCAAGGGAAAATGGATGTCTTTCTCCAGAGATACAGCCCCGATCATTACACTAAACTACTTGCTGCCCATATATTGTAG